The following is a genomic window from Chryseobacterium sp. StRB126.
AGAGCTGGACCTGATGAAAGAAATTGATTACAACAAATTTGATTATATCAATTCAAATGTATTATTTTGTGCCGTAGGATATTTAGGAGAAGGAACCGAAGAAGGCTTGTATGATAATAAGAATACAGAGCGTATTATTAATATCAATTACTCTAAACTGATTCCGGTAATGAACTATTTTGCCCATAAATTTGAAAGCAGAAGATCCGGAACAATTATCGGGCTTTCATCGGTGGCAGGAGATCGTGGAAGACAGAGTAATTTTATTTACGGAAGTGCAAAAGCAGCTTTTACAGCTTATCTGAGTGGTCTCAGAAATTATCTTTTCAGTAAAAAAAGTACATGTACTAACGGTAAAACCTGGGTTTATGGCAACTAAAATGACAGAAGGTCTGCCTTTAAATCCTAAATTAACCGCAACTCCCAAGCAGGCAGCTGCTTGTATTTATAAGGCGTTCAAAAAACAAAAGAATGTGGCTTATGTTTTGCCGATTTGGAGTGTTATTATGATGATTATCAGGAATATTCCTGAATTTATATTTAAAAAGTTAAAGCTTTAAAAAAATGAAAAAGTTGTATTGTTTTGATTTTGACGGAACCCTGACGTATAAAGATACCATGTTTATGTATCTTAAATTCTACGATTCTACAAAATATAGAATACAATTTTTAAGACATGTGCCGCTTTTTATTCTGCTGAAACTTAAATTAGCAGAAACCGAAAAAGTAAAGAAAAGTTTTATCGGATCTATCCTAAAAGGGCAGACACAGGAAAAAATAGAATTAAAATCCAAGCAGTTCTTTGAGTTGCATTACCCTAAAATTGTAAGAGAAAATGCGCTGGATTTTATTCAAAATATCGATAGGAATAATACACAGAGTTTATTGGTAACTGCCTCTTTGGATATCTGGGTGAAACCTTTTGCCGAGGTATTGAAAATGCAGCTTGTTTCTACGCGGGCAGAGTTCAAGAACGGTGTCTTCACAGGAAACTTCATTGGAAAAAATTGTAACGGTAAGGAAAAACTGGTTCGAATAAAGGAAGAAATTAACGATTCCAAGTATGATAAAATTATTGCATTTGGTGATACTTCCGGGGATAAGCCAATGTTGAAATGGGCAAATGAGGGACATTACCAATTTTTTCACTAATTTTGGGTGATAAAAGTGTAAAAAATGAAAAGTCTGTTAATTGCATTTGCAGCCATCCTGATGAGCTGTGCAACTACAACAACAACCCAACAAAAATCGTCTGATATGCAGCAGAAAGCAGAACTTCTTGTAACTAACTCTCAAGGAGGTGGCGAAAAGCCAGGTTTCAGGATCATTAAAGATGAAAAAGAATACCTTGCTTTGGGAAAAGGTGGTTTTCAACTTGTAGAAGAAGGACGAGATGCAGCATCCAATTATCCGAAATTTCCAAAAGACAAAAAAGTTGTAGTATACAATCTGGGGAGTTTCAGATCAGGCAGTCATAACATCAATGAGATTAAAGGAGTATCGGTAAAGAATAATATCCTTTATGTAGAAGTTCCAGCTGGAGAACCCTCCGGTGGAATGGAAATTCAGGTGCTTTCCAATCCTTGGTTCGTTTTTGCTGTTCCTGCAGATTATCAGTTTACTTCCGTAGAATTAAAATATTCAAAATAATAATGGATAAAATATATTTAGATAATGCCGCAACCACTCCGCTTGCAGAAGAAGTTATAGATGCAATGGTTGGTACGATGAAGATGAATTTCGGAAACCCGTCTTCAACTCATAGCTTTGGACAGGAAGCCAAAATACTTATTGAAAATGTAAGAAGACAGGTTGCAGACTATCTTCATGTAACTCCTGCTGAGATCATTTTTACTTCCTGTGGAACAGAATCCAATAATATGATTATCAAATCCTCGGTAGAACACCTAGGAGTAGAAAGAATCATAAGCTCGCCTTTGGAACATAAATGTGTTTCTGAAAGTATCCTGGATATGAAAGCGAGAAAAGGGGTAGAGGTAAATTATATCCGTCCTAATGAAAAAGGAGATATTGATCTTAATAAATTAGAAGAGCTATTAAAAGCTTCAGATAAAAAGACTTTGGTAAGCTTAATGCATGCTAATAACGAAATAGGAAATATCGTTGATATTAAAAAAATTGCTGCATTATGCAAAGCAAATAATGCTCTTTACCATTCAGATACTGTGCAGACGATGGCTCACATGAATCTTGATTTCTCAGATATTCCTGTAGATTTCGCTTCATGCAGTGCTCATAAGTTTCATGGACCAAAAGGTTCAGGTTTTGCTTATATCAGAAAATCAACAGGGTTAAAAGGAATCATTACCGGGGGACCTCAGGAAAGAAGTCTGAGAGCAGGAACTGAGAATGTTTGTGGTATCGTAGGATTGGGTAAAGCGTTGGAGCTTTCTCTGAATCATATGAATGAATACACTCAGCACATGCAGGAAATCAAAGATTACGCAATTGAAAGATTATCTGCTGAAGTTGTTGGGATAAAATTCAACGGAAGAAGTGCTGAAAAGGAAAACAGTCTTTATACTGTTTTAAGTGCTTTACTGCCTTATAAAAACCCATTAATTGGTCTTCAGCTGGATATGAAAGGTATTGCCATTTCTCAGGGAAGTGCATGTTCTTCCGGAGCATCTAAACCATCAATGGTTATGATGATGGTTCTTTCTGAAGATGAAATGGATCATTGTACGCCATTACGTATCTCTTTTAGCCATTTAACAACAAAAGCTGATATAGATGCATTAGTCAATGCTTTAAAAGAGATTTCAAAGGACTATACTATAGAAAAAACTAATGTTGAGCATAGATAGCCTTATGATGTAAAAGTCGTAATTTTGAATACTCAATAGAAGAATTGAAAACAAGAAAATAATATTAATTAAAATAAAAGAGACAAAATGGCTTTAGAAATTACAGACAGCTCATTTCAGGATACGGTTTTAAAATCAGATAAACCGGTATTAGTAGACTTCTGGGCAGTATGGTGTGGACCTTGCAGAACATTGGGACCAATCATCGAAGAAGTTGCATCAGATTTCGAAGGAAAAGCAGTAGTAGGAAAAGTGGATGTAGACAACAACCAAGAAATTTCAATGCAGTATGGTATTAGAAATATCCCTACAGTTCTTATTTTTAAGAACGGAGAAGTAGTAGATAAATTAGTAGGTGTAGCCCCAAAAGAAGTAATCGCTGAAAAACTAAGTGCTCACTTATAAAAAAATAAGTTTGATAATGAATGCCTTCCACCATTGGGAGGTATTTTTTTTGGAAATAATTTGCAGGTAATAAAAAAAGGTGTAATTTTGCAACCACGAAAAAGAAACGACGTTCTTTCAAACAAAAACATGATCCGGTAGTTCAGCTGGTTAGAATGCCGCCCTGTCACGGCGGAGGTCGCGGGTTCGAGTCCCGTCCGGATCGCAGAAGTTTTCTCAATCTCTTTTTAAAAAGATTGATCCGGTAGTTCAGCTGGTTAGAATGCCGCCCTGTCACGGCGGAGGTCGCGGGTTCGAGTCCCGTCCGGATCGCAGAAGTTTTCTCAATTTCTTTTTAAAAAAATTGATCCGGTAGTTCAGCTGGTTAGAATGCCGCCCTGTCACGGCGGAGGTCGCGGGTTCGAGTCCCGTCCGGATCGCAGAAGTTTTCTCAATTTCTTTTTAAAAAAATTGATCCGGTAGTTCAGCTGGTTAGAATGCCGCCCTGTCACGGCGGAGGTCGCGGGTTCGAGTCCCGTCCGGATCGCAAAAAGTCTTCTAGAAATAGAAGACTTTTTTTGTTTTTCCAGAACCGGGAGTTTAATTTACTTACATGAAGTATTGATAGGATTATTAAGATACTCTTTTCCCTGAGGAGGTTGCACAAAGTAAGGCGTTCCATAGGTATTTCCTGAGCGGAAAAAATCGGTGGAGATAACCTGAGCACCGCTGCTGAAGGCAGCTTTGGAACGGGTGAAATCATTAATCTTGGCCTCATAGGTTTCAATATCCGATCTTGTTCTTACTATATAGCCCTGCTTTACCAGATCCTGGATTTCTTTTTGTCTTACAATGGCATTGTCCCTTAATATAAATCCAGCAAACGAGTCTTCAGGTTCACTGTTCAGAAACATGACTCTTTCTTTTAATGATCCATCAATAAGATAAGGATTGTTTTTAGAAGATAAAGTTCCTGCGCCTCCAGGGAGTAACATAAAGATGAATTTTCCTTTGCTGTCATTTAGTGTTGGCCAATTGTTATGGGTAACGGCTTCTTTTAATGTGTTGTATTTTCCCTGAACTTCTTTTGGGGTAATGATCTTATCTTTTCCAAGATATTTTACAATTTCGGTATCCAGATCATCATAAGCCTTTTTATCGAATGCCAGTACCTTTGTGCTGTTTTCGAGAATCGGGAATCCTGAATCTTTTGCTTCAATCATCATAAAGACAGGAGTGTGTCCGGGATGTTGATCGGACCAGGTCCTAAGAGTTGTAAGAGCATCTTTCAAAGTAGGATAATGGGTTCTGAAATCAATATCCGCCATATGCAATACTTTAAACCCGGGGTGATCCAACCCTTTCGTGCTAAAAGGAGCTAAATCCGTTACCCCTTTTGCTTTTAAAACTTCATAAGAGGCAGGATGGCTGAATCTATTGCCTTCAGGATCATAATAAACGTCTATTTCCAATCCGCGGAGATTGGCATTAAGCTGTTCAGTGAAATCGGGATGATTATAATTTAATCCCTCTTTTAAGTCCATTCCATTGGGGTGATATTCTTTGAATTTGGCTTTCTGCTCTTCAGACATCATGCTGTCATACTTTTGCATCATTCCTTTAATGATTGGAGTAACCATATTCAGAACTTTGGGATCTACCGGCTGAGCGTATGAATTATGTGTTCCTACAATCTGCAGCTGATTGATCTTTGGATTCTGACATTGGTTTTGTGCCTGTACTAATGCTGCCATACAAAATGCAGCTCCGTATATATACTTTTTCATTGATGAATAAAATGTTTTATTAGAAGTTGTAAGTGAATCCCATTTGTCCGCGCATTCCTGAGTAGGAAATATTTTCTACACGGTCCTTAGCTCCCATATAGTAGCGGTTGGGTTCGTTAAAAATATTGTTAAGCTCCAGAAACAGCCGGACTTTCTTGGAAATGCTGTATGAGGTAGAAAGATCCACCGTGAAGTTTTTATCAAAATATTGATAATGATCTGCGCCTGTAGCAGCCCTGATCTCACTTACATAGTTTCCTTTATAATTCCCGGCAACACGAAGCATCAGCTTGCTGGTTTCATAAAATAATATGGTGTTGAATATATGTTTGGCCTGATTAGGAATGGTAGTAGACATGGTTCCGGTCTGTTGCCCATTTTCATAGATCGGCATATTCATTTTGGAAGAGATATAGGTATAATTTCCCTCAAAACCTAAATTTTTCAAAAATCCCGGCAGGTTTTCAAAACGCTTGGAAATTCCAAATTCAAAACCGAACAGTTTTGCCCCTTCCAGATTTTTAGGAGCAGTGAAGGTGTACGTTCTGCCTCCAATATCTGTCACCGACTGATCTTTATAAATAAGATTGGTGATATCTTTGTAAAATACCCCGGCGGTAATAAGATCCAGTTTTCCAAAGTAATTTTCAAACATAAGATCAAAGTTGTTGGAAAATGTTGGATCTAGTTGAGTATTTCCTTGAGTGATGGTGTTGGTAATATCGTTGACGATGGTTCCCGGGTTCAGATCATTGAAATCCGGTCTTGCAAAAGAACGGGTATAAGCAAGTCTTAAAATTCGGTCACTACTGATATTCCATTTTAAATTGACCATAGGAAGTACAACATTATAAGTTTTATTGTCTTTAATGTCTTCCGTTTTGTTTCCCTTGTCTGAAACTACCTTTTTACCCCAAAATATAATGTCATTATATTCATTTCTGAAACCTCCCAATACCTGAATCTGGTCGGTCACTTTCCAGGTTCCCATCATATAAGCTGCCCATACATTTTCGGTTCCACGATAAGAGCTGGTGATATTGGAGCTGCTGTCTTTACTGCTTACCTGCATCAGTCCTAAGCTATTCTGTGTAGCGGGACTGTACATCTGATCGATCTGTCCATTGGTAATCTGATCGATGATAGCCGAATTATAAGGGTTTCCGAGAGGGTTCATAAAACCACCTCTGTATGGAAATGCTTCACGTTCAAGTTGACTCAGATAGGTTATGGGAGTTCCGGGAATTCCAAGAGAAGATTTAGGCATCCATACTAGTAAAGAACTGTCAACGTTTTTGTTCTTATTATTATATTTTGTTCCGAATTTAAGTTCAAAATTATCAGATACTTTATATTTTAAATCCACTTGCCCTCTGAGATCCGTTTCACTGTTGTGGTTTTGGCTGAGGATGATTTGGTTTAATCTTAATTTATCCGCTGCTATCACCTGTTGGTTATAAGGCTGAGTATAACTTCCGGTATCTCCAATACCATCCGGAGCATCCATTGCCATGTATTTTCTTCCATCTGCAGAAAGATTCCCATAAGTCATTGGCTGTACAAAATTGACCATAGGGTAACCTCTTTCATTTTTGTCTAGATTCTCAGGAGAATTGAATCTGAACTCTGAGCGGGCTTTTGATAAAGACCAGTTTACTTCCAGGCGCTGTCCCACCTGATGATTTCCACCCAGCTGCATAGAATACAGGTCGGTAAGATAGTCTGCATGACGGGCCTGAAGTGTTACATTTTTATTGTCGAAATTAAAATAGGTTTCTCTTACAGATTGCCCGTCTTTATATTGGCTGTATAAACCTTTAAAATATAATTTATTCCTGCTGTTGATCTCATAATCCAGGCCTAGATTAAATCCAAGCGTTCTCCGGTTGGCCAGATAATCACGAAGCTGTAGTTGGTTGATAGAGTAGGAGGCTGTTTTGTCTTTCAGTCCGTAGTTGAAAATATTTCTCATCTGATCTATAGCAGTAGAACGCTCCCAGATCACCGCAGAAGAAATAAATTTCAGTTTATCGGTAATCTTGTTTCCGTAGACAATGGAAGAGTTGTATGTTGGGGATTTCGACATATTAACATATCCGGAAGACATACTAATGGCTAAGGTTTCCTTATTGGGAGAAGTTTTGGTAATGAAATCTACATTTCCACCAATAGCATCTCCATCCAGATCAGGAGTTAAGGCTTTAGATAAGCGTACATTCTGAATAAGTTCTGAAGGAAAAATATCCATTTGAACTCCACGGTTGGCATTATCTCCGCTTGCACTGGGCATCCTGTTGCCATTTAAAGTAGAAGCTGTCCATTGTATGGGAGTTCCTCTTACCGCAACAAAACGTCCTTCTCCCATATCACGTTCAATAGATACTCCCTGCATTCGTTGTACAGCATCTGCGGCGTTGCGGTCCGGAAGTTTACCAATAGCATCCGCAGAGAGTACTTCTGTGATGGTGTTGGAGTTTTTCTTCATCGTAATGGCCCTTGCCTGTGAGGCTTTGTACACACTGGTAACCACTACTTCCTGAATAGTGTTTTCTTTAAGCTTAACACCAAACTTAACCAAGCCAAGATCTACCTCCTTTTTGTCAGCTACATTGAAGGGAATGTAAACAGTATCATATCCCTTGTATTCTATGACAAGTTTGTAGCTCCCATCATAAACATTATTGAGAACAAAGGATCCATCAGTATTGGAAGTAACCTTTTGTCCACTGTTTTCAATATAAACCATCGCATTGGGAAGGTTTCCCTGGCTGTCTACTACAGTTCCGTGAACTGAAGTCTGTGCAAAGGCCAAAGGGCCCAAAAGAAAAAATGCTGCTTTTGTTAGAAAAAGACTTTCTCGTGACATCTTAGTGAAATTTTATGCAAAGGTGTCAGCTTATCAAAAAGTTTTAGTTCATTTAAATTTTATACTACTTTTTCTGTTGAGTCTGCGGTGAATTGTGTTGTAAATCAATGTTTTACTAATGTTAAATAATTGTAACTTAGTGAACAAGCTGAGATGGCAGACAGTCAAATTCTTTTTTAAAATATTTATAAAAAGTAGATTTGGACTTAAAACCACATTGAAAAGCAAGATCAATAACACTGGCAGAAGGATCCTCAGATAAAATCTGTTTAAAATGTTGAATACGGTTTCGGTTAGTATATTCGTGGAAATTGGTGTTGAGATGTTTATTAAAGGTGATGCTGAGATCGGCTTTGCTTATTTTTAAATGGCTGGAAAGTTGATCCAAGGTAAATTCTTCATCCAGATAAATAAGGCTTTCCTGATAAAAATTGACAATAGCGCTTTGTACAGTATCAAAATCTATTTTTGAAAGATCTTTATACTGATAAGTTTCTTTAGGAACTGAAAACAGAGGTATATTCTGTTGTTCCAGGAGTCGGTGCTGGTACGTTAAAATATAAACGTACAAAATCCATCCGAATTGGAAAAGGAATAGCAGACTGTAGATTTTCTGATAGATCAGAGTATTCCAGCCCAATTGATAAACGGCCCAAAATACTAACACTCCTACTAATACATAACAAACCAGATAACGAAAATTGCTGGCTACAGGATGAGTAATGTTTTTACGGTATTTTGTCAGAAAATAGAGGCAGGCAACAAGACATGCCACCCAATAAGAACTGTAATAAGTGAAATAAGCCTGATAAGATCTGATGGCCATATCTGCCCAAGATAGATCTAAGATTTTTGCTGTAAGAGCAATGGCATGGTGAACAACCACTAATGTAAGCGGAAAGATCAGGTATTTAAGCTTGTCTCCCCATTTTGCATGAATTAAATAGGCTGAAATATATAAAAAAATCAATCCTTTAAAAACACGTAGGCTTCCCGGGATTTCATACAGAATAGATTCATAACCAAATCTTTGAATGATGAAATATTCATATCCCATATCCAATGTAACCACTCCGATATACAATAACAGCATATTCAGAACAGATTCCCTGTTTTTGATGAGATAGAGTAATAAGGTGAGGGTGATAAGTGCCTGTAGTACAACTACCATAATGATGTATAACATGATAACTGATATTTTGTCAAAATTATAGATAATAAGAGTAGGGTATCTTTAACAAATCATTAAATATCAGCCAGAAAATGAATGATTAGGTGTTTTGTAAAATCGAGTAGTTATTATTACCTTAGCAATTAATGCGAAATATGATGTCAAAAAGGAAGTTCATATTATTATCCATACTGAAGACCTGGTTTTTCTCAACAGTTATTTCAACCATTCTCCTCATTGTGTTTATGAACCTCACAAAACCGGAGGTTGCAGAATATCCGAGAAATTGCGATATGAGTGGTTTGGCTTATGGTCTTGTAATTATTTGGATTTTGTTTTTAGGTATTGCTTCATTCAGTAGTTTGCTTTCACTTTTAAAATCGTTTCAGAGCAAAATAAAAAAAGCTCTTTGCTGGTTCTTGTTTCCGATTATTTTCATCATCTATTATTTCTTTATGATTACGGAAGGGCAAAAAATAAGTGGAGAAGATATTCTGTTTTTTCTGATAGCGAACTTTCCATGGTTTGCCCTTTGGATATTTCATTATTCTAAATTTAACAGGCTTTACTTTAAACAGATTGATAACTAATAATAGTGGCTTCAGTCGGCAGCTGATTGTTTTTTGTGAAGTTAAAGAATGATTTGATGAAGATAGGGTTAAAAAAAATTACTGTCTGGTAGGACAGTAATAGTAAAAATCAGTGATATGGTGGGTGATCAGTTTGTAAGCAGAGATTTATACTGTTTAAAAAGGGCTGATCGGTGATGTTGCTTTTAATTCGGTCAATTATTTAATATTTAGTCTGAATTAGGTGTCATTGTCTGAGTTATTTTACGATAAAAACTTGACGAATCAACTTTGTTTGGACCGAATCTTTGGCAACTTCTATATCATGGTTATTGATGACATTGTTGTTCTAATTTGCTTGTGTGCTACATCTTACAGACTCATCCTAATGAGGGTATTTCTGAAAAAAGGAACAACCATGCAAATCATTTGCAAATCTATATCACAGCATTTTGAGAATTGCTACACTTTTGTGTAGATTTGCGGTATGAAAGCTAAAAACTATACTTTAGTGTAGTGATGAATGACGCTTTTAAAAACTATGGAACAGATTAAAAGATTTTTTAACGAAAAAAATGAGGTCAGTAAAGATGCTGATATTGATTTAAGCCAGGGTGGAGATTATCTTGAGGCTATAAAAGCACTTGCCAGAACTACTTATCAGAGTTTGTACGTGATCAATTATCAAACTAAAGGATTTGAATATGTATCAGATAACCCACTTTTTTTGTGTGGAAAAACCTCGGCTGAAGTAAAAGATCTTGGATATGCATTCTATTTTCAGAATGTGAAGCCGGAGGATATTGAAATGCTGATTAAAATTAATGAAGCAGGATTTAAATTTTACGATAAAATTCCGATAGAAGATAGAAAGCTATATTCCATTTCCTATGATTTCTATCTTATCAATAGTAAAAAGAATATGATCCTAGTGAATCATAAGCTTGCTCCTATGTTCCTTACAGAAAATGGGCAGGTATGGAAGGCTTTGTGTGCCGTTTCATTATCCAATAATACCTCTTCCGGAAATGTGGTGCTCAGTAAAGAAGGCTCCGATGAGATCTGGAGATATGATCTTACAGCAGATAAATGGGAAAAAGATGAAAGAATAAAGTTATCTTCCAGAGAGCACGAAATACTGAGCCTGTATGCCAGTGGATTGACTATCAGTGAAATTGCTGAAAAACTTTTTATTACATCAGATACCGTAAAATTTCACCGCAAAAAACTTTTCGAAAAAATTGGAGTCAGCAATATTGCAGAGGCTTTATCTTATGCAAAAATCAATAAACTGCTTTAGAAAAAAAATTGAATTACCGTTTTTTTACGGTATTTTTCAGAATGTCTTTTAGGATTCAATTTTAGGTCTGATATTTGTACTGGGTAGCCAAACTAAATGACCTATTTTATTTATGAAGAACATATCTGTGAAAAAATCATTTCTATACGCCTTTTTATGCGCATTATTTCTTGTTTCCTGTAAGAAAGAAATAGAAAAGATCAGCGATACTTTTAAAGATACAGTTTCTGCTTCCGAAACCCCGGAAACAGAAAATGACTCTATAAAGAAAGATTCAGTACCTGTGGTGAAAAAAGAATCAGCTCCGCCTATGATGCAGGAGAATGGTTTCTATAATGCGTTTGTCCTTCCAAAAGATAAAAAGATGCGGGATTCTGTATATGCAGAATTCAGTAAAAAGTATGATGAGAAGGAACGTACTGCTATTTTAGCGTTAAACAGGCTGGATTCTAAAAGTAAATGGAATGCTGATACCTTAGTAGTTCCGGCTAAAATAGATACCACTTTGATGGCATATTCACCGTTCCCTATGCAGCTTGATGTATTAAGCGGGGTGAAAAAATTTGTGATCTTCTCATATCCTATTCAGGCCTATGCGGTATATTCCAACGGAGGCCTGGTGAAATGGGGACCAACGAGTATGGGTAAAAAGACAGCACAAACAACAAGAGGACTTACTTTTGCCAATTGGAAAAAGAAATTGTCTATTTCCACGGTAAGCAGTGAATGGAAACTTCCTTATAACTTTAATATCCATAATATTGGCGGTATCGGATGGCATGAGTATACGCTTCCCGGATATCCGGCATCACATTCGTGCTTAAGATTATTGAGAAAAGACGCCCAATGGCTGTATTCTTATGCCGATACCTGGATTCTGAATCCAGGTGGTGCTACTACAAAAGCAAGAGGTACAGCAGTAATGGTATTTGGTGACTATAACTGGGGTGGGAGAAGACCGTGGAAAAAGCTTCTGGATGATCCTAATGCCAATAATATATCTGTAGAAGAGTTAACGAAATTATTAGAACCGGATGTTCCTAAAATGCTGAAAGAACAGGCCAACAGAGAAAAAGTGGCCGATTCTATTAAAACCGCTAAGGCAATGACAACCCCAATTCAGAATGAAAGGACTACAGATACCTTGTCTAAATAATCTTCTTCTCAAACTGTAAAGTAGATTCTTCAGCAAACTGTCTTAACTTAAGCATTTCCTCTTTCCCTTTATGTTGCCCGAACCTGGCAGCGAGATAGGTGAGAAGAATAAAAAATAACATAACAAAAGAAGCGCTCAGTGCCCAAGGGTATTCAGCGCTTTTTATTTGTTTTTCCACGTAATACATGGTAAAGAAAGTCATCCAAAAAATTGAAAAAGAAAAATAAAGAAACATAAAGAATGTCCACACAGCAGAACTGGGGCCAAAAACGCCTCGTATTACTGTTTCTTCGTCTTCCATTTCAATACGTAAAGCTAGGCGTGGTTTCCAGTAATTGTCATCTTCTGTTTCCACCCAGATGGTGGCAACTTCTTTATTGATATTACCGGAGAATTCATTTTTATGCTCGGCAAGATACTTTTTCAGATTTTCGGCATACTCTTCTTTGGTAAGGTGCGTAAACATCTTAAATCTCGGCCGGGTTCTTATTCTGTCTAAGGTGGTTTCTTCAGTTGTCATATTATTTATT
Proteins encoded in this region:
- a CDS encoding HAD-IB family hydrolase; translated protein: MKKLYCFDFDGTLTYKDTMFMYLKFYDSTKYRIQFLRHVPLFILLKLKLAETEKVKKSFIGSILKGQTQEKIELKSKQFFELHYPKIVRENALDFIQNIDRNNTQSLLVTASLDIWVKPFAEVLKMQLVSTRAEFKNGVFTGNFIGKNCNGKEKLVRIKEEINDSKYDKIIAFGDTSGDKPMLKWANEGHYQFFH
- a CDS encoding cysteine desulfurase family protein — encoded protein: MDKIYLDNAATTPLAEEVIDAMVGTMKMNFGNPSSTHSFGQEAKILIENVRRQVADYLHVTPAEIIFTSCGTESNNMIIKSSVEHLGVERIISSPLEHKCVSESILDMKARKGVEVNYIRPNEKGDIDLNKLEELLKASDKKTLVSLMHANNEIGNIVDIKKIAALCKANNALYHSDTVQTMAHMNLDFSDIPVDFASCSAHKFHGPKGSGFAYIRKSTGLKGIITGGPQERSLRAGTENVCGIVGLGKALELSLNHMNEYTQHMQEIKDYAIERLSAEVVGIKFNGRSAEKENSLYTVLSALLPYKNPLIGLQLDMKGIAISQGSACSSGASKPSMVMMMVLSEDEMDHCTPLRISFSHLTTKADIDALVNALKEISKDYTIEKTNVEHR
- the trxA gene encoding thioredoxin, which gives rise to MALEITDSSFQDTVLKSDKPVLVDFWAVWCGPCRTLGPIIEEVASDFEGKAVVGKVDVDNNQEISMQYGIRNIPTVLIFKNGEVVDKLVGVAPKEVIAEKLSAHL
- a CDS encoding phosphatidylinositol-specific phospholipase C domain-containing protein, whose amino-acid sequence is MKKYIYGAAFCMAALVQAQNQCQNPKINQLQIVGTHNSYAQPVDPKVLNMVTPIIKGMMQKYDSMMSEEQKAKFKEYHPNGMDLKEGLNYNHPDFTEQLNANLRGLEIDVYYDPEGNRFSHPASYEVLKAKGVTDLAPFSTKGLDHPGFKVLHMADIDFRTHYPTLKDALTTLRTWSDQHPGHTPVFMMIEAKDSGFPILENSTKVLAFDKKAYDDLDTEIVKYLGKDKIITPKEVQGKYNTLKEAVTHNNWPTLNDSKGKFIFMLLPGGAGTLSSKNNPYLIDGSLKERVMFLNSEPEDSFAGFILRDNAIVRQKEIQDLVKQGYIVRTRSDIETYEAKINDFTRSKAAFSSGAQVISTDFFRSGNTYGTPYFVQPPQGKEYLNNPINTSCK
- a CDS encoding TonB-dependent receptor; translated protein: MSRESLFLTKAAFFLLGPLAFAQTSVHGTVVDSQGNLPNAMVYIENSGQKVTSNTDGSFVLNNVYDGSYKLVIEYKGYDTVYIPFNVADKKEVDLGLVKFGVKLKENTIQEVVVTSVYKASQARAITMKKNSNTITEVLSADAIGKLPDRNAADAVQRMQGVSIERDMGEGRFVAVRGTPIQWTASTLNGNRMPSASGDNANRGVQMDIFPSELIQNVRLSKALTPDLDGDAIGGNVDFITKTSPNKETLAISMSSGYVNMSKSPTYNSSIVYGNKITDKLKFISSAVIWERSTAIDQMRNIFNYGLKDKTASYSINQLQLRDYLANRRTLGFNLGLDYEINSRNKLYFKGLYSQYKDGQSVRETYFNFDNKNVTLQARHADYLTDLYSMQLGGNHQVGQRLEVNWSLSKARSEFRFNSPENLDKNERGYPMVNFVQPMTYGNLSADGRKYMAMDAPDGIGDTGSYTQPYNQQVIAADKLRLNQIILSQNHNSETDLRGQVDLKYKVSDNFELKFGTKYNNKNKNVDSSLLVWMPKSSLGIPGTPITYLSQLEREAFPYRGGFMNPLGNPYNSAIIDQITNGQIDQMYSPATQNSLGLMQVSSKDSSSNITSSYRGTENVWAAYMMGTWKVTDQIQVLGGFRNEYNDIIFWGKKVVSDKGNKTEDIKDNKTYNVVLPMVNLKWNISSDRILRLAYTRSFARPDFNDLNPGTIVNDITNTITQGNTQLDPTFSNNFDLMFENYFGKLDLITAGVFYKDITNLIYKDQSVTDIGGRTYTFTAPKNLEGAKLFGFEFGISKRFENLPGFLKNLGFEGNYTYISSKMNMPIYENGQQTGTMSTTIPNQAKHIFNTILFYETSKLMLRVAGNYKGNYVSEIRAATGADHYQYFDKNFTVDLSTSYSISKKVRLFLELNNIFNEPNRYYMGAKDRVENISYSGMRGQMGFTYNF
- a CDS encoding helix-turn-helix transcriptional regulator encodes the protein MLYIIMVVVLQALITLTLLLYLIKNRESVLNMLLLYIGVVTLDMGYEYFIIQRFGYESILYEIPGSLRVFKGLIFLYISAYLIHAKWGDKLKYLIFPLTLVVVHHAIALTAKILDLSWADMAIRSYQAYFTYYSSYWVACLVACLYFLTKYRKNITHPVASNFRYLVCYVLVGVLVFWAVYQLGWNTLIYQKIYSLLFLFQFGWILYVYILTYQHRLLEQQNIPLFSVPKETYQYKDLSKIDFDTVQSAIVNFYQESLIYLDEEFTLDQLSSHLKISKADLSITFNKHLNTNFHEYTNRNRIQHFKQILSEDPSASVIDLAFQCGFKSKSTFYKYFKKEFDCLPSQLVH
- a CDS encoding response regulator transcription factor is translated as MEQIKRFFNEKNEVSKDADIDLSQGGDYLEAIKALARTTYQSLYVINYQTKGFEYVSDNPLFLCGKTSAEVKDLGYAFYFQNVKPEDIEMLIKINEAGFKFYDKIPIEDRKLYSISYDFYLINSKKNMILVNHKLAPMFLTENGQVWKALCAVSLSNNTSSGNVVLSKEGSDEIWRYDLTADKWEKDERIKLSSREHEILSLYASGLTISEIAEKLFITSDTVKFHRKKLFEKIGVSNIAEALSYAKINKLL